One Terriglobia bacterium DNA segment encodes these proteins:
- a CDS encoding Crp/Fnr family transcriptional regulator, translated as MRPVANHAATQSERDAEAKNITSFSDLPPSIQQELEQISFPLRYPGGSKLFVDGEPPRGVFILRNGRVKLYVCSGEGKTLILRMAKSGDVLGIPGTLAGRQYEVTAETVGPCEVAFIKRDAFLRLMYAHKELCIAVAHEVTNNYIGACQEICWIGLSHSAAEKLANLLLEWPMVNGDTPSRMKFVFRHEEVAQMIGTSRETVSRLFTEFKRKHIAELNGSTLLIRNRPALQAIAAGAPLSEQNGTDGHSDSHFHPDGV; from the coding sequence ATGCGTCCGGTGGCCAACCATGCAGCGACTCAGAGCGAGAGAGACGCTGAAGCAAAGAACATCACCTCATTTAGCGATTTGCCGCCCAGCATTCAGCAGGAATTGGAGCAGATCAGTTTTCCGCTGCGTTATCCCGGAGGGAGCAAGCTGTTCGTGGACGGCGAGCCGCCGCGTGGGGTGTTCATCCTGCGCAACGGACGGGTAAAGCTGTACGTCTGTTCGGGCGAAGGCAAGACATTGATCTTACGGATGGCCAAGAGCGGCGACGTGCTGGGCATTCCAGGAACGCTGGCCGGCCGGCAGTATGAGGTGACCGCGGAGACGGTGGGGCCGTGCGAGGTCGCGTTCATCAAGCGCGATGCCTTCCTGCGGCTGATGTACGCCCACAAGGAACTGTGCATCGCCGTCGCCCACGAAGTCACGAACAACTACATCGGCGCCTGTCAAGAGATCTGCTGGATCGGGCTGTCGCACTCCGCCGCCGAAAAGCTGGCCAACCTGCTGCTGGAATGGCCGATGGTGAACGGCGACACCCCGAGCCGCATGAAGTTCGTCTTCCGCCACGAAGAGGTAGCGCAGATGATCGGGACCTCACGCGAGACGGTGAGCCGCCTGTTCACCGAATTCAAGAGAAAACACATCGCCGAACTGAACGGTTCCACGCTGCTGATCCGCAACCGGCCAGCCCTGCAGGCGATTGCCGCGGGCGCCCCTTTGTCCGAGCAAAACGGGACCGACGGTCACTCAGACAGCCACTTCCACCCCGATGGCGTGTAA
- a CDS encoding tetratricopeptide repeat protein, with the protein MKTTRTLAALLLLCTAALAQSDPAALIKQARKLNSEGHQDQALALYTQVLQADPNSYDAHLGAGIVLDLDGKYDEARQHLAKAIDLAPTEKKSQAQRNMAFSYAFEGKAADAARYEQPLYDEYIAKGNFFNAGEIANELARIYLESGDLDNAQNWYEKGHAAGLKQTDIKPAGVDLWNFRWEHAQARIAARRGKRAEAEKHVAAAKAILDKGANPEQAPFFPYLEGYVAYYLGDYKAAVASLLKGNQRDPFILVLLAQAYEKSGDKAQAVDYYRKVLAINNHNPTNAFARPIAKKKLS; encoded by the coding sequence ATGAAAACCACGAGAACTCTTGCTGCGCTTCTCCTCCTCTGCACCGCCGCTCTGGCACAGTCCGATCCCGCCGCACTCATCAAGCAGGCACGCAAGCTCAACAGCGAAGGCCACCAGGACCAGGCGCTCGCCCTCTACACCCAGGTCCTGCAGGCCGACCCCAATTCCTACGACGCCCACCTTGGCGCCGGGATCGTTCTCGATCTCGACGGCAAGTACGACGAAGCCCGCCAGCACCTCGCCAAGGCTATCGATCTTGCTCCCACGGAAAAGAAGTCGCAGGCCCAGCGCAACATGGCGTTTTCCTACGCCTTCGAAGGCAAGGCCGCCGACGCCGCCCGCTACGAGCAGCCGCTCTACGATGAGTACATTGCCAAGGGAAACTTCTTCAACGCCGGCGAAATCGCCAACGAGCTGGCGCGCATTTACCTGGAATCCGGCGATCTTGACAACGCGCAGAATTGGTACGAGAAGGGTCACGCCGCCGGCCTGAAACAGACCGACATCAAGCCCGCCGGCGTTGATCTGTGGAACTTCCGCTGGGAGCACGCTCAGGCGCGCATCGCTGCCCGCCGCGGCAAGCGCGCCGAAGCCGAAAAGCATGTTGCCGCCGCCAAGGCCATCCTCGACAAGGGCGCCAATCCCGAGCAGGCGCCCTTCTTCCCCTATCTCGAGGGTTACGTCGCCTATTACCTCGGCGATTACAAGGCCGCGGTCGCCAGCCTGCTGAAGGGAAATCAGCGTGATCCGTTCATCCTCGTTTTGCTCGCCCAGGCGTATGAAAAGTCCGGCGACAAAGCGCAAGCCGTGGACTACTACCGCAAGGTCCTGGCCATCAACAATCACAACCCGACCAACGCCTTCGCTCGGCCAATCGCAAAGAAGAAGCTGTCCTGA